The DNA segment GAAAATGCCCAAATTTGATCATTTAGAGGAAGTAACAAGGTTTACGTAGGTAAACCTGCGGAAGAATCGTTAACGCATTTCAATGTAATGTTAAATCCAAAACTTCGTGTTTCTGATGTTTAGTTAAGCCTATTTATTGACAGTAGCAGCAGCAGTCAGCAAGCATTTGATTTGAGTCTAGAATTAATTTATAGGTGTATCATCATTGTATGACAGGTACACCTCGTTCAGTTGACTGCAGATTTTTGCCATACaccacataaataataaatcaaaaacaTTGATACAAACATAATGGTATTTCTGGTAATAACAAATGAATCCTCATAAAAAATTAAGTGAATACGATTAGAAGTTtcaattataatgtatttgaattgatcGGAATAAGCTAGCCTAACAGACATTCTTCTAAATATTTCAGTGTTTCTTACTGGAGAAGTTAAGCGTTCAACAGAGAGTTGTATCATCATTTGTAATTACAGAAGCTTTTGAAGGTTTGTCAGAGAAAGATACATCGTACTTAAATGTATGAATCAACTGTAAAAGcctaattaaattaaaaatgttttaataacaataaaataaaatcttttacataaagatagaaaaattaagAAGAAACAATCGAATTCAccgaataaaataaattcatcagatatcacattaatttgaaaaatgagccagtcaaacaaaaattgaaaccaATTATCCAATTACAATTTGGAATCCATAATCAGGAAGCCATACTTAACAAAGAAAGTTACCTCAGAGATATGGATAACAATAATTCCTTAAGTGAGTTTTTCAGAACGATGGCTTCTATGGGAATCAGTATTAATGTCTCGAAAAAAGACGGCTCTTTTCATGATGTCACCCCTCCTGCACCTCCACCTTCCCCTTCATATGCTGAACCCCCGGTTATAACAACTCGCGAAATGGACATTGATGATTATATCACTTTCTACACTTATGGAAGTGAAAACTTGGCTTCTAGAGGTGTTCAATCAAGCGCAAACAAAACTAATCTGAGACAAGATAGTTTGAAACAAATATCGGATATAATACAATCCAAAGAAGTCAACTCAGAATTGTCAGAAAAAggtgaaattatttcaaatttatttgagaaGCAGCTACTTTCTAAATTGGACGCTTCTGGCCTTATCAGTGAAGATGCAGCAAATACTGCCAAAACAACTTCAATAAAATTTGCCAAATGGATGGAAGAAATTGTCAGTGAATGTGAAAGGCGAAAAAGGGCGAGAAACTCAATGGGTAATCAACCAGCAATGCAGACTCCCAAGCAAGATGATACCACTGCAATTGGAACTGAAACTGAGCTGGTTAGGATAAATGAAATATCAGATGAAGACATTGAGAAGAGATTTGGATTATATCTGAGGGACTCTTCAAAACATGTATTGTTCCATTTTGAAAGTCCTAATCGCCAACCAAGGATAGTCATTCATCTCCTACCAGATTCTAACGTAAAAATGATGATCGTTCGAGAAATGGCTAGCGACTTGCATTGGTCCAATTGGCTGATCGAAATTGGTTCGGATGATAGTGGTGTTATGGACAACAACCTGTCATCCAGTAAaggtaaaataaaattatagcttTGTTAGTTTCCTGCCAATATAAGTTACTGTATACGTGCATACTCTGACTTTAATTTGGAAATATTCGAAGTTATACAGGTGTCTGATAAGTgactccctatttttatacagctataatttctttatttatgaatcaattttgtaagaactacatttgttagatGAAGCACTCCTTGAGgctatgtttaacaacaattttcatttgttccaGCTTAACATGCCCCCTCTCTTAACTATGGAAGAAAgagccaaaatagcagctcgttatgaggtctggggatctgtggtgcgagtacaaaggtggtggagggctgaacgaggaatccatgcaacactggatgcaaaCAATGTTAAAAATTGCCATTTAAAATCACTAACAACAGTGAGTGTCGCAGATGCAAGACgatcaggaagaccatcaaacgtcaaggacagcagagaatgttgacagagttcatgaaatgttcatgaggagCCCTAAGAAATCAATGCGTCAAGGATTTCGTGAAAGTGGTCTTTCACATTACTCTGTTGCAACAATTCTTAAGAACGATCTTAGTttttttgcatccagtgttgcatggatccctcgttcagccctccaccacctttgtaGTTGCACCACAGATCCCCCAGACCTCATAACAAGCTGCGTTTTTGGCTCtttcttccacagtcaagagaggaGCCATTttaaaactgaaacaaatgaaaattggtgttaaacataacctcaaggagtgctctatctaacaaatgtagttctaacaaaattggttcataaataaagaaatgacagctgtataaaaatagggagtgacttatcagacactcCGTTTATTTCTTAGAATATTAGTTTCACTTATTTATCATGTGACATCATGCTCATTTCCATAAAATTACAGTGGGCTAAGCTACTGTAAGTGCTTTTGATAGAGGAATATATGACCACAGATTGTTTCTTTCATAAGTCATCAAATTTATTAGGtaatatttcttcaaatattGTAGTTTGCAGAATGCTATGCTAGACAACTAGCATAGAAGAGTGAAAAGAActttacataaaaaatttactacaacattcatttaattgaggattttaaaattctaaaagGTTTCTGAAGTCACAAATTTTTATACCACTTATCCTATAGTCAAACGTCCAATATAAAGTTATGTAATGTAGCCCATCTTATAGCATGTTTAGCATATGAGCCTACTTAGGGTACTAATTTAACCATCTAATAAGCCTTTATTTGAGTGAGCAATTTGTTACCTTAATACTATCCAAGATAAATTATGAGATGCAATCATTACAGGCAAGAAACATGTGTCAGATCCCAGATTTGTGAGACTGgaagataaatttgaaaactgtATTGAAGAAACTAAATTTTATAATGGAAAATCTGAAAAACATTCCAAATTTGATTGGGATGCGAATAAAATGGCagacatttttggaaaaagaaACTATTACACGAAGATGCCAATACTGAAACGTCAATGTGTTTCAACATTAAGCGACTGTGAGGTTGAATATCCAGTGTGTCTCTCTAAATTTTCAGGATCCATCGCAGACAAGCTCTTTGATTTCGAAGGGCCAGAGGTGGTATTTCCTATTCCGCCACAGCACCATCATACCGAAACTTGAGGCAGAAGAGAATACataaaaatgtttcaatgaTCAACTAGATTAatatatttacatttattaaatttttcaaatacctAGTAGGTTCAAAGTTATTTCTTAGCACTTGATTGTTGATttcttattgatttttcaatgtaGGCTACTAACTTTATTTATGACAGAATTCAGATCATGCCATACTCAAATCATGTCGAATGAGTTTTAACTATATTTTTGTAAATCAAGTAGGATcaatcattataaaaattagaaaatatctTTGCTTTTAATTGATCGTATTGCCTGCAAAGATGTAGCCaaagtattgaaaaaatatggaattaGGGTATGTTGATCTAGAAAATCTCTACTCTACTCGAAACATCTTCGATCTaacaaatattgatttttttattcagaGAGCATAATATAGAATGATGATTTTCAAGCGAGGAAATCCGGGAagcaatattaatttttgccAAGACGATCAAGTAATGACTGCTCAGAGGTCAACTTCTATTTAATTAGGCTATTCCATACATAAACATAATTTCAACTCCATTGTTTGCGTATTCAGAACTAAGATCAATTTTTTTCAGGATATATTGACATAGgcctattcaataaaaatatttatgatattgataatggggttgaaaaattaaaaaaactagATAGATTATCTTAGGGactaattataatttgttttattgcataaaactatttagtccagtcaatatagacataaaaaagggggtgtgcttgcaatttatattgtagttctgattttttaatatattatttgggtacataagagaagtccagaaccaatttcttcatgcaaaatttccttgtgctagatacagagtggcccaagaacctcgtattttcggctcattttccagttttcagctatttctgccaaatctcgtaatcggacagaaaaatttgctctcgccttttttctagattatgaaattctgaataaaatgagatcattcggaactctctatctccaat comes from the Nilaparvata lugens isolate BPH chromosome 1, ASM1435652v1, whole genome shotgun sequence genome and includes:
- the LOC111046897 gene encoding uncharacterized protein LOC111046897 isoform X2 produces the protein MDNNNSLSEFFRTMASMGISINVSKKDGSFHDVTPPAPPPSPSYAEPPVITTREMDIDDYITFYTYGSENLASRGVQSSANKTNLRQDSLKQISDIIQSKEVNSELSEKGEIISNLFEKQLLSKLDASGLISEDAANTAKTTSIKFAKWMEEIVSECERRKRARNSMGNQPAMQTPKQDDTTAIGTETELVRINEISDEDIEKRFGLYLRDSSKHVLFHFESPNRQPRIVIHLLPDSNVKMMIVREMASDLHWSNWLIEIGSDDSGVMDNNLSSSKGKKHVSDPRFVRLEDKFENCIEETKFYNGKSEKHSKFDWDANKMADIFGKRNYYTKMPILKRQCVSTLSDCEVEYPVCLSKFSGSIADKLFDFEGPEVVFPIPPQHHHTET
- the LOC111046897 gene encoding uncharacterized protein LOC111046897 isoform X3, producing MASMGISINVSKKDGSFHDVTPPAPPPSPSYAEPPVITTREMDIDDYITFYTYGSENLASRGVQSSANKTNLRQDSLKQISDIIQSKEVNSELSEKGEIISNLFEKQLLSKLDASGLISEDAANTAKTTSIKFAKWMEEIVSECERRKRARNSMGNQPAMQTPKQDDTTAIGTETELVRINEISDEDIEKRFGLYLRDSSKHVLFHFESPNRQPRIVIHLLPDSNVKMMIVREMASDLHWSNWLIEIGSDDSGVMDNNLSSSKGKKHVSDPRFVRLEDKFENCIEETKFYNGKSEKHSKFDWDANKMADIFGKRNYYTKMPILKRQCVSTLSDCEVEYPVCLSKFSGSIADKLFDFEGPEVVFPIPPQHHHTET